One stretch of Hemitrygon akajei chromosome 18, sHemAka1.3, whole genome shotgun sequence DNA includes these proteins:
- the LOC140741600 gene encoding paraneoplastic antigen Ma1 homolog: MDSDKIELWCEIEDVPVNHACVLSGVDMRILDEVLIRCLSTVRAIGKVKVIGRKIGKMGDLGFVLAQVGADVSVVGLPPSIGDLSDMRPWGVHIVTAERFDVFDGTPEELPAAGGGDFRERVLSLLKDEGREWSDLENLISPPVPRKGEGSELASAINSLVNKAAGPRQKLRIFSGRTPTPEGEDDFETWIEHVSRLPGEWQCSEEEKRQTLVDSLRGVAAEVVKGGKGSNPLATWKEI; the protein is encoded by the coding sequence ATGGATTCGGATAAGATTGAACTCTGGTGTGAGATCGAGGACGTACCGGTTAATCATGCCTGTGTATTAAGTGGGGTGGATATGCGTATCTTGGACGAAGTGTTAATTCGATGTTTGAGTACGGTTAGAGCTATCGGTAAGGTCAAAGTCATAGGCAGAAAGATTGGTAAAATGGGGGATTTAGGCTTTGTACTAGCGCAGGTTGGTGCTGACGTCTCGGTGGTGGGCCTGCCACCGTCTATTGGTGACCTCAGTGACATGAGGCCATGGGGCGTGCACATTGTCACAGCGGAAAGGTTTGATGTGTTTGATGGGACACCAGAGGAGTTGCCAGCTGCTGGGGGCGGAGATTTTCGAGAGCGGGTCCTATCGCTTTTGAAGGATGAGGGAagggagtggtcagatttggaaaatcTAATTAGTCCTCCTGTCCCACGGAAGGGGGAGGGTTCGGAGTTGGCGTCAGCCATTAACTCTTTGGTGAACAAGGCGGCGGGTCCTCGTCAGAAGTTAAGAATTTTCTCAGGCCGGACTCCCACCCCCGAAGGGGAGGATGATTTTGAGACCTGGATAGAACACGTCTCTCGGCTGCCGGGTGAGTGGCAGTGTTCTGAGGAAGAGAAGCGGCAGACATTAGTTGACAGTTTGCGAGGGGTGGCAGCTGAGGTAGTAAAAGGCGGGAAGGGCAGCAACCCCTTGGCTACCTGGAAGGAGATCTAG